The Thiorhodovibrio frisius genome segment GGTCATCTACGCCTGGGATCAGAACGCGGCTTGCCTGCTGATGGATTGCACCGGGCTACTCGGCAGCGAGAGCCTGCATGCGGTCAGCGACTGGGCATCGGGCTTGCTGACGGTGCACTGCAACGACAACCTGTTTGAGGAAGGCAAGGTCACCGACCTCGGGCTGCCGTTTGGCTTTTACCCCGACATCGCTTTCCGGCAATGGTTCGCCACCATCCCGAACGCCATTGCTGAGCCACTGGCGCATCTGCCAGCCGCTCAGTATGCCCTCGCCCGCTTGGCGCAACGCTCAGAGCCCGTGCGGGACCTCGTCATCTCCAATGTCAACCTGTGCTACCTCCTGCATCAGTTTGCCACCGAACACGGCTACCCGGAGCAGTCGCTCGCTGAGATCGCGGCTCGCAAGCAAACCGACATCCTGCGCGAGATGGGGTTACCGCCGCACAAGCGTGTCGTCAAGCTGATTCGCAAAATTGCCATGGAGGAGATCGACAAGTTCGCTTTCAGCAGGCTGTTTCGTGTCCTTGGTGATGAAGCCGTCTGCAACGCACTGGTCCATGAGCAACGCCTGACCCGACGCCTGTTCCTGGTCCTTGCGCGCTACCCCTGGGTGGCCGGGCGCCCGCTGCAACGCCTGCTCTGTGAGGCGACCGACCCGTCACGGCGCGAATGGGTCGAGGACAACATCCGCATGGGTGGCGAGGAGGCCGTGCGGACAATGCAGCGATTTAATCAAATCTCCCAGCTGCGCCGTCTGCACGACCGCCTGATCGCCGCCCAGATGCACCAAGACAGATGCCGGCTGCGGCGTTACGACGCAAACGGCAAGGTCCTATCATTCCCACCAGCGCCCTTCGCCGACACGCAGAGCATTCAGGCCATCAAGACCCCGGACGCGCTGCAAGGCGAAACCGAGGAGATGGCGCACTGCGTCTCATCCTATAGCGAGCGCATCTACAACGGCCGCTATGCCGTCTACAAGGTGCTCGCACCTGAGCGCCTGACACTTGGGCTCAAGATTCGTGAAGGACATGTTTCGTTCGATCAATTACGTGGTCTTGCCAACAAACCGCCCAGCCAACAAGCACAAGCGGCAGTCGAGCAGTGGTTCCGCGACTGCCTCGAGCGCCCAATGCAGGCAAACCCGGGGCCAGCGCCGCAAGCGCCAATCTAAGGCATGTCATTGTTGCATCGCGTGACTAATCAGACCGGTACTGGTTATCAGCAAGCACTGTTAACACATTTCCCGGGAGTTGCCTAAGACTGGCCTTACCCGGTATAGCTCGAAAAGAATTTTGCCCCGGCCCCATTTATCCCAACCCCGGCCCCATTTATTCAGTCTGGTGAGCGACATGGGCTCGGCCTCGATTAGACTATTGCGCCATGGAACAACCAAAAAACGCCAAACTTGAGCTAACGGGGTCAGGCGACACTCGCGACACCGAGATCGCAGCTCGCCTGGCGGCTATCGAGGCCGACCATCAGGTTCGCATCCTCTGCGCCTGCGAATCACCATTACATCCAAATGGCCCGAGGTAATTATCTGCGCATGTCGCCTTGTTGATTCGAGTGTGCCATCTCAAGGTGGCTTCCTGGACGTGATGAACAACCATGCCTATACCGACTGAGCGAATACATTCGCCCCTACGGGATGACTGAGTTTTTGATCCTTGGCCTGGTCCTAGGGCTCGCCGCTGGTGTCACGCCTGGGCCTTTGTTGACGCTGGTGCTGGCGCAAGCCCTGCGCCATGGCACGGCTGCCGGGGTGCGGGTTGCGCTTGCGCCCCTGATTACCGACCTGCCGCTGGTGTTGGCGACCTGGCTGCTGCTGCGTCAATGGGCGGATTCTGCGACTCTGCTGGGTGCTCTGTCGCTGGTTGGCAGCCTGCTGGTGTTTGGCTTTGGCGTGCAGACCTTGCGCGCGCCGTCACGACTGCCTGACCCCGAGGCAGTGCCGGTTACGACCCACTCGCTGCGCAAAGGTCTGTTGGCCAATGTGCTAAGTCCTCACCCCTATTTGTTTTGGCTGGGCGTTGGCGGCCCGATTTTGACCCGCGCCGCCGACAGCGGAGCGCTGGCACCAGCGGCTTTTCTGCTGAGCTTTTATGGGTTTCTGGTTGGCACCAAGGTGGTGCTCGCGGTGCTTATGGGTCGCGCGCGTGGGCGTCTGGGACAGCGCGCCTATCGCACAGTGCTTGGGGTTCTTGGGCTCGCACTTTGCGCGCTAGCCCTTGGGCTAGCGCGCGACGGTCTGCAACTGCTCGGGTGGTGGTAGACCGAAACCCTTTGAGAGTTCGGCTCGTTCTGGGCCGGGTGACGGCCACGGGGACGCCGTGAATACCACCCTGTAGGCTTCCCGGCGGCATCCCTGATCCGATCAAGGGCCGCCGAGACCCCCGTGGCCGTCACCCGACCCAAAACCAAAAACGAGCTTGCGATTGGTATAGACCGCAGAAGGCAAGCCGAGGACAATCGCGCCCATCGAAACCGCCTGGATTGTCTCTTACGGAAAGTACGGAAAATGATGGAGACCAGCAAGATGAGCACACCACTCGCCTTTGGACTGATTGTGATTGGCGATGAAGTGCTAAATGGCACCCGCACCGATGGCCATTTTCCGGCGCTGCGCGGGCGGCTGCTGGCGCGCGGGCATCAGCTGGCCTGGTACTGGATGTTGCCCGATGACCCGCCGACCATTGAGCGCCACTTGCGGCTGTCTTTTGCCGCTGGCGAGCCGGTTTTTTGCTGCGGCGGCATCGGCGCGACCCCGGATGACCATACCCGCGCCTGCGCTGCCGCTGCGGCTGGCGTACCCCTGGTGCAGCATCCCGAGGCGCGCACCATTATTGAGGAACGCTTTGGCGACGAGGCCTATCCGCACCGGATTCTGATGGCCGATCTGCCCGAGGGCAGCCGCCTGATCCCCAATCCGGTGACGCGGGTGCCGGGGTTTCAGATCAAGCGGCACTGTTTCCTCCCCGGCTTCCCCTCCATGGCCTGGCCAATGGCAGACTGGGTGCTCGACACTCAGTTCGGGAAACCCGGCGAGCAATCGGCACCGCTGGCAGAGCAGGCCGTCGAGGTGCTTGGGGTGCCAGAGAGTCACCTGATCCCCATGATGCAGGCTCTCGGCGCGGAATTCCCGGCGCTAAAGTTGTTTAGTCTGCCGCACATGGGCGAGGATGCGCATATTCGCTTCGGATTTCGCGGTCGCGGTGACCTAGAGAGTGCCATGTCTGCGCTCAAGACACGGCTCGCGGCGGCAAACATGAGCTACCGCGACGCGCGAGCCTGAATCCCGCTTGATGCGAGTCGAGGCCCGCCCTTTCCCCAAACCAGAAAAACTAGCGCAGACCCGATACCTCGGCCACAAAGCGCGACACCGCGCGCGAGCTGGCGCGGTTGAATCCCGCCACAACAGTGTCGAGCGAGGCGCCAGTCGGCAGCGGCTCGCGCTCTTGGATCTCGCCCGTCTTCAAGAGCAGGCGGTCCCGTGGTGAGAGGAGCTGAAAGCTCAGCGACACGGCGGCATAGGGGGTTCCGCCGGTTTGCGGCTCGACCATCTCGAACTGATCGAGCGAGGCGCGCAGGCGTGGATGGGAGAGCGCCCCTTCGGAGCTGTCGCGCCTTGGTGCGGCGACATCCACACGCGGATTCAGCTCGGCGACCAGGGCGCGTTCAAGCACCGTCTCGGGCGATTCTTCCCAGCGACCGGCGCTGAATTCATCGACCCGCACCACCTCACCGACCTCGGCGACCATAATGCCCAGAGAGCCACCCTGGGGGCG includes the following:
- a CDS encoding PcfJ domain-containing protein; the encoded protein is MNTAFPDQSASKCRIHALLAANRARSRLASGTGSPVIYAWDQNAACLLMDCTGLLGSESLHAVSDWASGLLTVHCNDNLFEEGKVTDLGLPFGFYPDIAFRQWFATIPNAIAEPLAHLPAAQYALARLAQRSEPVRDLVISNVNLCYLLHQFATEHGYPEQSLAEIAARKQTDILREMGLPPHKRVVKLIRKIAMEEIDKFAFSRLFRVLGDEAVCNALVHEQRLTRRLFLVLARYPWVAGRPLQRLLCEATDPSRREWVEDNIRMGGEEAVRTMQRFNQISQLRRLHDRLIAAQMHQDRCRLRRYDANGKVLSFPPAPFADTQSIQAIKTPDALQGETEEMAHCVSSYSERIYNGRYAVYKVLAPERLTLGLKIREGHVSFDQLRGLANKPPSQQAQAAVEQWFRDCLERPMQANPGPAPQAPI
- a CDS encoding LysE family translocator, with protein sequence MTEFLILGLVLGLAAGVTPGPLLTLVLAQALRHGTAAGVRVALAPLITDLPLVLATWLLLRQWADSATLLGALSLVGSLLVFGFGVQTLRAPSRLPDPEAVPVTTHSLRKGLLANVLSPHPYLFWLGVGGPILTRAADSGALAPAAFLLSFYGFLVGTKVVLAVLMGRARGRLGQRAYRTVLGVLGLALCALALGLARDGLQLLGWW
- a CDS encoding competence/damage-inducible protein A, which produces MSTPLAFGLIVIGDEVLNGTRTDGHFPALRGRLLARGHQLAWYWMLPDDPPTIERHLRLSFAAGEPVFCCGGIGATPDDHTRACAAAAAGVPLVQHPEARTIIEERFGDEAYPHRILMADLPEGSRLIPNPVTRVPGFQIKRHCFLPGFPSMAWPMADWVLDTQFGKPGEQSAPLAEQAVEVLGVPESHLIPMMQALGAEFPALKLFSLPHMGEDAHIRFGFRGRGDLESAMSALKTRLAAANMSYRDARA
- a CDS encoding ABC-type transport auxiliary lipoprotein family protein, giving the protein MTKVRLLGRVALALIVVSLISGCAFQAAEPAFMYRLVVTPEAGMDPGSVASRFELMPLRSNRPQGGSLGIMVAEVGEVVRVDEFSAGRWEESPETVLERALVAELNPRVDVAAPRRDSSEGALSHPRLRASLDQFEMVEPQTGGTPYAAVSLSFQLLSPRDRLLLKTGEIQEREPLPTGASLDTVVAGFNRASSRAVSRFVAEVSGLR